Proteins from a genomic interval of Clostridium cochlearium:
- a CDS encoding aspartate kinase, producing MNNIIVSKFGGSSLADVNQFKKVKNIVLGDEKRRYVVPSAPGKRYKEDQKITDLLYLCHANVEQNVEIDYIFNIIEKRYKELAKELEVSIDIDIELKNIKKNIKNGATADYTASRGEYLNGLILSDYLGYEFVDPAEIIFFRRNGVFDGEKTQEAVSKKLKNIEKAVIPGFYGSLPNGDIKTFSRGGSDVTGAIIARGVNAQLYENWTDVSGFLMVDPNIVENPRNIERITYRELRELAYMGATVLHEEAVFPVRSAGIPINIKNTNRPEDKGTLIIDDLKPASYAGNITGVAGKKDFVVIAIEKNMMNVEQGYCRKVLSILEENDVSFEHMPSGVDAVSLVISKSQLNGKLDSILQEIEIKCKPDSVEVYPDMALVAVVGKGMLRTVGMSAKIFDALAREKVNIRMIIQGSSEINIIVGVENEDFEKAIRAIYAEFTK from the coding sequence ATGAATAATATTATAGTATCAAAATTTGGAGGAAGTTCTTTAGCAGATGTAAATCAATTTAAAAAAGTTAAAAATATAGTATTAGGAGATGAAAAAAGGAGATATGTAGTTCCTTCTGCTCCAGGAAAGAGATATAAAGAAGATCAAAAGATAACTGATTTACTTTATTTATGCCATGCAAATGTGGAGCAAAATGTTGAAATAGACTATATATTTAATATTATAGAAAAAAGATATAAAGAACTTGCAAAGGAATTAGAAGTAAGTATAGATATAGACATTGAACTAAAAAATATAAAGAAAAATATAAAGAATGGAGCTACAGCAGACTATACAGCTAGTAGAGGGGAATACTTAAATGGATTAATTCTTTCAGATTATTTAGGCTATGAGTTTGTAGATCCAGCAGAAATTATATTTTTTAGAAGAAATGGAGTCTTTGATGGGGAGAAAACTCAAGAGGCAGTGTCTAAAAAGTTAAAAAATATAGAAAAAGCTGTTATTCCTGGATTTTATGGGTCTTTGCCTAATGGAGATATAAAGACTTTTTCAAGAGGTGGATCTGATGTAACAGGTGCTATTATTGCTAGGGGTGTAAATGCACAGTTGTATGAGAATTGGACAGATGTATCTGGATTTTTAATGGTAGACCCTAATATTGTAGAAAATCCTAGAAATATAGAAAGAATTACTTACAGAGAACTTAGAGAGTTAGCCTATATGGGGGCAACTGTACTACATGAAGAAGCTGTTTTCCCTGTAAGAAGTGCAGGAATTCCAATAAATATTAAAAATACTAATAGACCAGAAGATAAAGGAACACTTATAATTGATGACTTAAAGCCAGCTAGCTATGCTGGAAATATAACAGGTGTAGCGGGAAAAAAAGATTTTGTTGTTATTGCTATAGAAAAAAATATGATGAATGTAGAACAAGGATATTGTAGAAAAGTACTTTCAATTTTAGAAGAAAATGATGTGTCTTTTGAGCACATGCCTTCGGGTGTTGATGCAGTATCATTGGTAATATCTAAAAGTCAATTAAACGGTAAGTTAGATAGTATACTTCAAGAAATAGAAATAAAATGTAAACCTGATTCTGTAGAGGTTTATCCTGATATGGCTTTAGTTGCTGTAGTTGGAAAAGGAATGCTCAGAACTGTAGGTATGTCAGCAAAGATATTTGATGCATTGGCCA
- the thrB gene encoding homoserine kinase yields MLEIKVPGTSANFGPGFDSLGVALNIYNKFYVEETEKGLYIEGCEEKYRNDKNLFYVSMKKVFDKFGYNIKGLKIKIESDIPESRGLGSSASCIVGGVMAANGFIGNKLSKEEILEISTEIEGHPDNVAPSIFGGMTVVVKDENKIYHDKINIDENINFYALIPDFVLSTKESREVLPKTIDYKDGVFNVGRVALMIASLVSGNHENLKIAFEDRLHQPYRKTLIENYDNVIKKCKKNGALGTFLSGAGPTIMALTDKNNEDFMMKINSELSNLNHKWNIRKLSVDHKGAIVIDK; encoded by the coding sequence ATGTTAGAGATTAAAGTACCTGGAACTAGTGCTAATTTTGGTCCTGGATTTGATTCTTTAGGAGTAGCTTTAAATATATATAATAAATTTTATGTGGAAGAAACAGAAAAAGGACTTTATATTGAAGGATGTGAAGAAAAATATAGAAATGATAAGAATTTATTTTATGTTTCTATGAAAAAAGTATTTGATAAATTTGGATATAATATTAAAGGATTAAAGATTAAAATAGAGTCAGATATTCCCGAATCTAGAGGATTAGGTAGTAGTGCTTCTTGTATAGTTGGTGGAGTTATGGCAGCTAATGGATTCATAGGTAATAAACTATCTAAAGAAGAAATATTAGAAATTTCAACGGAAATAGAAGGTCATCCTGATAATGTGGCACCATCAATATTTGGAGGTATGACCGTTGTAGTAAAGGATGAAAATAAAATATATCATGACAAAATAAACATAGATGAAAATATAAACTTTTATGCATTAATTCCAGACTTTGTACTATCTACAAAAGAATCTAGAGAGGTTCTTCCTAAAACTATAGATTATAAGGACGGAGTATTTAATGTAGGAAGAGTTGCTTTAATGATTGCTAGTTTAGTAAGTGGAAATCATGAAAATTTAAAAATAGCATTTGAAGATAGACTTCATCAGCCTTATAGAAAAACATTAATAGAAAACTACGATAATGTAATAAAAAAGTGTAAAAAAAATGGGGCATTAGGAACTTTTTTAAGTGGGGCAGGTCCCACAATTATGGCTCTAACAGATAAAAATAATGAAGATTTTATGATGAAAATTAATAGTGAACTGAGTAATTTAAATCATAAATGGAATATAAGGAAATTATCGGTAGATCATAAAGGAGCAATAGTAATAGATAAATAG